In Paraburkholderia phenazinium, the following are encoded in one genomic region:
- a CDS encoding ABC transporter permease translates to MIFPYRLEARTAPSRTMQLAVPLIAALLTLALGFLIFGLVGRDPLEAMHAFFIEPLSDVNGWSELLLKASPLCLIGLGLAIGYRANVWNIGAEGQMLLGGIAASGVAIYFDQASGWWILPAMMLAGVAGGMVWAAIPAFLKSRYNTNEILTSLMLTYVAAQLLIYLVSGPWRDPQGMNFPLSEMFSGDALYPTFSGDWHWKFLRGTRLNASIFVTLVAIPLVWLFMRKSFAGFRMNVGGLAPLAARYAGFSDKKTIWTSLLISGGLAGLAGMGEISGPIGQLQATWSPGYGFTAIIVVFVGRLHPLGIVLASLLMALLYLGGEAVQTSMQLPQALSGVFQGLLLFCLLGADLFVNYRVRRRTTAAHVANEAH, encoded by the coding sequence ATGATCTTTCCGTACCGACTCGAAGCCCGCACCGCGCCCTCGCGCACGATGCAGCTCGCCGTCCCGCTGATCGCCGCGCTGCTCACGCTCGCGCTCGGTTTCCTGATTTTCGGCCTGGTTGGCCGCGACCCGCTGGAGGCGATGCATGCCTTCTTTATCGAACCGCTGTCCGATGTGAACGGCTGGTCCGAACTGCTGCTCAAGGCGTCGCCGTTGTGCCTGATCGGACTTGGCCTCGCCATCGGCTATCGGGCTAACGTCTGGAACATCGGCGCCGAAGGACAGATGCTGCTCGGCGGCATTGCCGCGAGCGGTGTGGCGATCTATTTCGACCAGGCAAGCGGCTGGTGGATTCTGCCTGCCATGATGCTGGCCGGCGTCGCCGGTGGCATGGTGTGGGCGGCGATTCCTGCGTTTCTGAAGAGCCGCTACAACACCAATGAAATCCTGACGAGCCTGATGCTCACCTACGTCGCCGCGCAGTTGCTGATCTATCTGGTCAGCGGTCCGTGGCGCGATCCGCAGGGCATGAATTTCCCGCTCTCCGAGATGTTCAGCGGCGACGCGCTTTACCCCACGTTTTCCGGCGACTGGCACTGGAAATTCCTGCGCGGCACGCGTCTGAATGCGTCGATCTTCGTCACGCTGGTGGCGATTCCGCTCGTCTGGCTGTTCATGCGCAAGAGCTTTGCGGGCTTTCGCATGAACGTGGGTGGTCTCGCGCCGCTCGCCGCACGCTACGCCGGTTTCTCGGACAAGAAGACCATCTGGACTTCGCTGCTGATCAGCGGCGGTCTCGCGGGTCTGGCCGGCATGGGGGAAATCTCGGGGCCGATCGGCCAGTTGCAGGCGACCTGGTCGCCGGGTTATGGCTTCACGGCGATCATCGTGGTGTTCGTGGGCCGGCTGCATCCGCTCGGTATCGTGCTGGCGAGCCTCCTGATGGCGCTGCTGTACCTGGGCGGCGAAGCGGTGCAGACCTCGATGCAGTTGCCGCAGGCGCTCTCCGGCGTGTTCCAGGGGCTGTTGCTGTTCTGCCTGCTGGGCGCCGACCTGTTTGTGAACTACCGCGTGCGCCGCCGTACCACGGCCGCTCATGTGGCTAATGAAGCCCACTGA
- a CDS encoding LysR substrate-binding domain-containing protein, with product MSQQREAIDTYLLRVLHTLLMERSVTRAAVKLNQSQPAISAALRRLRDITGDPLLVRGKSGMVPTEYGLRLLEPVQNALREIERIKFQQHNFDPATSIRCYRIGCPDYLNVLFVPTVVERFRQAAPNATLEFHSLGPAFDYELALEDGKLDIVVGNWPEPPEQLHLSNLFVDQIVCLMSNAHPFAKRGGLTLDQYLNAPHLAPTPYSVGQRGAIDVHLARERLKRHVVVTLPYFNLAPYVLIKSDLIFTTTRLFADYYAKFLPLTVVPAPLDFPPMQYYQLWHERVHYSDEVRWLRSLVAEATKTLIDKP from the coding sequence ATGAGCCAGCAACGCGAGGCGATCGACACATATTTATTGCGCGTCTTGCACACCCTGTTGATGGAGCGCAGCGTGACGCGCGCGGCCGTCAAACTCAATCAGTCCCAGCCCGCCATTAGCGCGGCGCTGCGGCGTCTGCGCGACATCACCGGCGACCCGCTGCTGGTGCGCGGCAAGTCCGGCATGGTCCCGACCGAATACGGGCTGCGTCTGCTCGAACCGGTGCAAAACGCCCTGCGCGAAATCGAGCGCATCAAGTTTCAGCAGCACAATTTCGACCCGGCCACTTCGATCCGCTGCTACCGGATCGGCTGTCCCGACTATCTGAACGTGCTGTTCGTGCCAACTGTGGTCGAACGCTTCCGTCAGGCGGCGCCCAATGCGACGCTGGAATTTCATTCGCTCGGACCGGCGTTCGACTATGAACTGGCGCTCGAGGACGGCAAGCTCGATATCGTGGTCGGCAACTGGCCGGAGCCGCCCGAGCAGTTGCATCTGTCGAACCTGTTTGTCGACCAGATCGTCTGCCTGATGAGCAACGCGCATCCGTTCGCCAAGCGCGGCGGGTTGACGCTCGACCAGTATCTGAATGCTCCGCATCTTGCGCCTACTCCCTATTCGGTGGGCCAACGCGGCGCGATCGACGTGCACCTCGCGCGCGAGCGCCTGAAGCGTCATGTCGTCGTAACTCTGCCGTACTTCAACCTTGCGCCGTATGTGCTGATCAAGTCGGACCTGATCTTCACGACGACGCGGCTTTTTGCGGACTACTACGCGAAGTTCCTGCCCCTCACCGTGGTGCCCGCGCCGCTGGATTTCCCGCCGATGCAGTACTACCAGCTGTGGCACGAACGGGTTCACTACTCCGATGAAGTGCGGTGGTTGAGAAGCCTGGTCGCCGAGGCGACCAAGACCCTGATCGACAAGCCTTAA
- a CDS encoding 8-oxoguanine deaminase, with amino-acid sequence MTMEQQAGTRADTGASAGKRGKTMLVKHADVLVTMDGARRELRDGGLYIEDNRIVAVGPTAELPQTADEVLDMRGHLVIPGLINTHHHMYQSLTRAIPAAQDAELFGWLTNLYKVWANLTPEMIEVSTLTAMAELLLSGCTTSSDHLYIYPNGSRLDDSIAAARRIGMRFHAARGSMSVGQKDGGLPPDSVVEREPEILKDTQRLIETYHDEGRYAMLRVVVAPCSPFSVSRDLMRESAVLARQYGVSLHTHLAENVNDIAYSREKFGMTPAEYAEDLGWVGHDVWHAHCVQLDDAGIALFARTGTGVAHCPCSNMRLASGIAPVKRMRLAGVPVGLGVDGSASNDGAQMVAEVRQALLLQRVGFGPDAMTAREALEIATLGGAKVLNRDDIGALAPGMAADFVSFDLRQPLFAGALHDPVAALVFCAPSQVSYSVIGGKVVVKDGQLATLELGPVIEQHNRLAKALYQAAA; translated from the coding sequence ATGACGATGGAACAGCAGGCAGGTACACGCGCAGACACAGGCGCAAGCGCAGGGAAGCGCGGCAAAACGATGCTGGTGAAGCACGCAGACGTGCTGGTCACGATGGACGGCGCCCGGCGCGAGTTGCGCGACGGCGGCCTGTATATCGAGGACAACCGCATCGTCGCAGTCGGACCGACGGCGGAGCTGCCGCAAACGGCCGACGAAGTGCTGGACATGCGCGGGCACCTGGTGATACCGGGCCTGATCAACACGCATCATCACATGTATCAAAGCCTGACGCGGGCAATTCCCGCCGCGCAGGACGCCGAGTTGTTCGGCTGGCTGACGAACCTTTATAAGGTGTGGGCGAATCTCACGCCGGAGATGATCGAAGTCTCGACGCTGACTGCGATGGCCGAGCTGTTGCTCTCGGGCTGCACGACCTCGAGCGACCATCTGTATATCTACCCGAACGGTAGCCGGCTCGACGACAGCATTGCGGCCGCGCGCCGGATCGGCATGCGCTTTCATGCCGCCCGCGGCAGCATGAGCGTGGGGCAGAAGGACGGCGGCTTGCCGCCCGACTCGGTGGTGGAGCGTGAACCGGAGATTCTGAAGGACACGCAGCGCCTGATCGAGACGTATCACGACGAGGGACGTTACGCGATGCTGCGCGTGGTGGTCGCACCGTGTTCGCCGTTTTCGGTGAGTCGCGATCTGATGCGCGAATCGGCGGTGCTGGCGCGTCAATATGGCGTATCGCTGCACACGCACCTGGCGGAGAACGTCAACGATATTGCTTATAGCCGCGAGAAGTTCGGCATGACGCCGGCAGAGTATGCGGAGGACCTGGGCTGGGTGGGGCACGACGTATGGCATGCCCACTGCGTGCAACTGGACGACGCCGGGATCGCGTTGTTCGCACGGACCGGCACGGGCGTCGCGCATTGCCCGTGTTCGAACATGCGCCTCGCCTCAGGCATTGCGCCGGTGAAGCGGATGCGGCTCGCGGGAGTGCCGGTGGGACTCGGCGTGGACGGCTCGGCGTCGAACGACGGCGCGCAGATGGTCGCGGAAGTGCGCCAGGCGCTGTTGCTGCAGCGGGTCGGTTTCGGCCCCGACGCGATGACCGCCCGCGAGGCGCTGGAGATCGCGACGCTGGGCGGCGCGAAGGTGCTCAACCGCGACGATATCGGCGCGCTGGCGCCGGGCATGGCGGCGGATTTCGTATCGTTCGACTTGCGTCAGCCGTTGTTTGCCGGCGCCTTGCACGATCCGGTGGCCGCGCTGGTGTTCTGCGCACCGTCGCAGGTGTCGTATAGCGTGATTGGCGGGAAGGTGGTGGTGAAGGACGGGCAGTTGGCGACGCTTGAACTGGGCCCGGTGATCGAGCAGCACAACCGTCTGGCGAAAGCGCTGTATCAGGCTGCTGCCTGA
- a CDS encoding ABC transporter ATP-binding protein gives MGDSSSYNGDAAAQPAGGPAIPAAVPRLVLAGITKQYPAVRANDDVTLVVAPGEIHAVLGENGAGKSTLMKIIYGAVRPDAGEIRWEGQAVEIASPAAARKLGIGMVFQHFSLFETLTVGENIALALDEPFDLKALAKRIREVSADYGLDIDPQRHVHSLTVGERQRVEIVRCLLQNPRLLIMDEPTSVLTPQAVRKLFETLRRLAAEGCSILYISHKLDEIQELCDTATVMRGGRVTGHVKPREETHASLAQLMVGHSLPDYTRRKHTPGDVLLDVKHLSAASDDPFGTSLDDVSFSVHAGEIFGIAGVSGNGQAELLSALSGEQRGARADAIAICGKPAGRLSAGGRRSLGFGFVPEERLGRGAVPAMTLAENALLTGYRQKMVNTGWIKAGVMRAFAKQCIDAFDVRCGGTEALAQSLSGGNLQKYIVGREILQAPKVLVVAQPTWGVDVGAAAFIRQQLLDLSARGVAILVISEELEELFDICDRIAVLARGRLSPVRVTGDTNAEEIGRWMAGLFGGREEGAAPSPEEPAHV, from the coding sequence ATGGGCGATTCTTCTTCTTATAACGGCGATGCCGCCGCGCAGCCTGCGGGCGGTCCGGCTATCCCGGCTGCTGTGCCGCGCCTCGTGCTGGCGGGCATCACCAAGCAATATCCGGCCGTGCGGGCCAACGACGACGTGACGCTGGTCGTCGCACCCGGCGAAATCCATGCGGTACTCGGCGAAAACGGCGCGGGCAAAAGCACGCTGATGAAGATCATCTACGGCGCGGTGCGCCCGGACGCCGGCGAGATCCGTTGGGAAGGGCAAGCGGTGGAGATCGCGAGTCCGGCGGCCGCGCGCAAGCTCGGCATCGGCATGGTGTTCCAGCATTTCTCGCTGTTCGAGACGCTGACGGTGGGCGAGAACATCGCCCTTGCGCTCGACGAACCGTTCGACCTGAAGGCGCTGGCCAAACGCATCCGCGAGGTGTCGGCGGATTACGGCCTCGACATCGACCCGCAGCGCCACGTGCACAGCCTGACGGTGGGCGAGCGGCAGCGCGTCGAGATCGTGCGCTGTCTGCTGCAGAACCCGCGTCTGTTGATCATGGACGAACCGACGTCGGTGCTCACGCCGCAAGCGGTCCGCAAGCTGTTCGAAACGCTGCGGCGCCTCGCTGCCGAAGGCTGCAGCATTCTCTACATCAGCCATAAGCTCGATGAAATCCAGGAGCTGTGCGACACCGCCACGGTGATGCGCGGCGGCCGCGTGACCGGTCACGTGAAGCCGCGCGAGGAAACCCACGCGTCGCTCGCGCAATTGATGGTCGGCCATTCGCTGCCCGATTACACGCGCCGCAAACATACGCCGGGTGACGTGCTGCTCGATGTGAAGCATCTGTCGGCGGCCAGCGACGATCCGTTCGGCACCTCGCTCGACGACGTCTCGTTCAGCGTTCACGCCGGCGAGATATTCGGCATCGCGGGCGTGTCGGGCAACGGCCAGGCCGAACTGCTGTCGGCGCTGTCCGGCGAGCAGCGCGGCGCGCGTGCCGATGCGATCGCGATCTGCGGCAAGCCCGCAGGCCGGCTCAGTGCTGGTGGACGCCGCTCGCTCGGCTTCGGCTTCGTGCCGGAGGAGCGCCTCGGGCGCGGTGCGGTGCCCGCCATGACGCTCGCGGAAAACGCGCTGCTGACGGGGTATCGGCAGAAGATGGTGAACACTGGCTGGATCAAGGCCGGCGTGATGCGCGCTTTCGCGAAGCAATGCATCGATGCGTTCGACGTGCGCTGCGGCGGCACCGAAGCGCTCGCGCAAAGCCTGTCGGGCGGCAATCTGCAGAAGTACATCGTCGGACGCGAGATTCTGCAGGCGCCGAAGGTGCTGGTGGTCGCGCAGCCCACGTGGGGCGTCGACGTCGGCGCCGCCGCGTTCATTCGTCAGCAGTTGCTGGATCTGTCGGCGCGCGGCGTCGCGATTCTGGTGATCTCCGAAGAGCTCGAAGAACTGTTCGATATCTGCGACCGCATCGCGGTGCTCGCGCGCGGCCGGCTGTCGCCGGTGCGCGTCACGGGCGACACCAATGCCGAGGAGATCGGCCGATGGATGGCGGGCCTGTTCGGCGGCCGGGAAGAGGGCGCGGCGCCTTCGCCTGAAGAACCGGCGCATGTCTGA
- the uraH gene encoding hydroxyisourate hydrolase codes for MGKLTTHVLDTANGRPGAGIKVELFALSGDTRRALKTTLTNDDGRCDQPLLEGDALVAGEYELVFGAGDYFASIGTKVPEPRFVDRVVLRFGVADAGSHYHVPLLVSPWSYSTYRGS; via the coding sequence ATGGGAAAGCTCACTACCCACGTGCTCGACACCGCCAACGGCCGTCCCGGCGCGGGCATCAAGGTCGAACTCTTCGCGCTCTCGGGCGACACGCGCCGCGCGCTGAAAACCACCCTCACCAATGACGACGGCCGCTGCGACCAGCCGCTGCTCGAAGGCGACGCGCTGGTCGCGGGCGAATACGAACTCGTGTTCGGCGCCGGCGACTACTTTGCTTCGATCGGCACCAAGGTCCCCGAGCCGCGCTTCGTCGATCGTGTCGTGCTGCGCTTTGGCGTGGCCGACGCCGGTTCGCACTACCACGTGCCGCTGCTGGTGTCGCCGTGGTCGTACAGCACCTATCGGGGCAGCTAA